The Hoplias malabaricus isolate fHopMal1 chromosome 9, fHopMal1.hap1, whole genome shotgun sequence genome contains a region encoding:
- the LOC136707278 gene encoding macrophage mannose receptor 1-like, which translates to MGSSLCFLLLFSGLWTLSLCVTRQFYLVNEDKTWTEAQKYCRQKNTDLATIESQKEMNVLKALINQTNSRYWIGLRQTIPPGNTKTWVWSDGSNSSYRDWYQGEPNNGLGDVCVQLYTNNQWNDANCSATNPFVCYKNISLTLVNETKTWKDALKYCRTHHVDLVSVHNETIQQWVDIAVNYASTANVWLGLRHTCTLNFWIWVSGESLCYQNWAPGNGTGLEDCTGGERSGAIQSGSKEWISLSQNQKLNFICTDEEM; encoded by the exons atgggttcctctctgtgtttCCTCCTGCTGTTCTCAG GTCTATggactctttctctgtgtgtgactcGTCAGTTTTATCTGGTGAATGAAGATAAGACCTGGACTGAAGCTCAGAAATACTgcagacagaaaaacactgacCTAGCCACCATTGAGAGCCAAAAggaaatgaatgttttaaaagcTCTGATCAATCAGACAAACAGCCGTTACTGGATAGGACTGAGGCAGACGATTCCACCGGGCAACACCAAA ACCTGGGTGTGGTCAGATGGGAGTAACTCCTCGTACAGGGACTGGTATCAGGGAGAGCCAAACAACGGTTTGGGTGATGTCTGTGTGCAATTATATACTAACAACCAGTGGAATGATGCCAACTGCAGTGCCACAAATCCATTTGTCTGTTACAAAA ATATTTCACTGACTCTGGTTAATGAAACCAAGACTTGGAAAGACGCTCTAAAGTACTGCAGAACGCACCACGTGGACCTGGTCTCTGTTCATAACGAGACAATCCAGCAGTGGGTGGATATTGCAGTTAATTATGCCTCCACTGCTAATGTGTGGCTGGGTCTGCGTCACACCTGCACCTTGAACTTCTGGATCTGGGTGAGTGGAGAGTCCCTGTGCTACCAGAACTGGGCCCCGGGGAACGGGACAGGGCTGGAAGACTGCACAGGAGGAGAAAGATCAGGAGCGATACAGTCTGGAAGTAAAGAGTGGATCAGTCTGTCACAGAATCAGAAACTCAACTTCATCTGCACAGACGAGG AGATGTAG